The sequence below is a genomic window from Brevibacillus laterosporus.
AGTGAACAGTAGTCATCAGACCTTTTACGATTCCGAATTTATCGTTCAATACTTTCGCAAATGGAGCCAAGCAGTTAGTTGTGCAAGAAGCGTTAGAGATTACAGTGTGAGCTGCAGGATCGTATTTATCTTCGTTAACACCCATAACGATTGTGATATCTTCGTTTGAAGCAGGTGCGGAGATAATTACTTTTTTAGCTCCACCTTCAAGGTGTTTTGCAGCATCTTCACGTTTTGTGAAGCGGCCAGTAGATTCAACTACGATTTCAACACCTAGCTCGCCCCAAGGTAATTTAGCAGGTTCGCGCTCAGCTAAAACTTTAACTTCTTTACCATTAACGATCAGGCTGTTTTCTTTTACTTCAACAGTAGCATTCAATTTGCCGTGTACTGTGTCATATTTCAAAAGATGCGCCAATGTTACTGCATCTGTCAAGTCATTTACTGCAACAACTTCAACTGCTGGGTTGTTTAGAGCTGCACGGAATACGTTACGTCCAATACGTCCAAAACCGTTAATTCCCACTTTTACCATGTAGATAACCTCCTAAGTTCCACTCTTAGAATATTTTTGTAGATAATCTATATCGAACCAGTTCATAGCACTGCTATGACCAGACGATTACAAAGCCGTAAAAACGAACAAAAAACCTTTGTTCTTAGTATGTCAAACTTTATCCAACCAATCCCATGGTCACCAATCTTTTTACCCTTGTTCTGTCCTTGTCAAACGCGTTATCTATTTAAAACTCTCCACTTCTATCACATTTGCAAGTTAGATTCTCTATACATAGGGCTAATACAAGAATTGATTTCCAATGGTATTTAGTGTATCCCCAGACAATTAAAAAACATACGAAGTTGTCTTGTTAATTTTAGACTGGAGTAGAGGATTGGCGATGCTCTTCCAAAATAGCTCGGGCCGCTCCCTCATCAGTAATTAAAACGGTTTGGCATGCCTGTTTGGCAAAGGACATAATTGCTTTTGCCTTGCTACTACCTCCGCCTAAGGATAAGACTACATCAGCTCGCTTTACGTCTTCCAAAGACAAGCCAATGGTCGGCATTTTGTAAATGGTTTCTCCTGCCGCATTAAAGTAATATCCAAACGCTTCACCAACAGCACCAAGATCTCGTAGCACTTCCAGCTCTTCTTCCGTGTACTTACGTCGCATAGCCATGGCCATTCCATCACCAATTCCATGAATAACCACTCGAGATTTGTGAAGCAATTGCATAACTTCTGCAACCTGTGCTTCCCCCAATAAAGATTGAACTACATCAGGGCTTAATCGATCAGGCACATGCAATAGATGATAAGTTCCACCTGACTTTGCTGCGAGAGAAGAAGCAATCGTATTAGCCTGCATTTCTACCTTTTCTCCAAGACCACCCCGTGCCGGTACAAATTGTACATCACGAAAGTGCGAGGAAGGTGTCACATGTTCAGCTACCGATACAATCGTGGAACCGCCTGTAACAGCGACCACATCACCTTCTTGAACTACTTGTTTTAAGATCCGGGCTCCTACTCGTCCCAACTCTTTTTTACCCCATTCCGATACGTCCATATCCCCAGCAACCACAATTACCTTTGGAATATGTAATACATGCTGTAATTGTAGAGCTAAGTCATTAAAGCCGAACAGCTCATCTGCCATTGAATCCATCTCTTTTAAAAGGTGAATACCCTCTTCTGTGCAACTCATGCCGATTGGGCTGACATGAATTAAACCCATATCTTTTAAGAGTTCTACTTCAGACCTGAGGATGCGCTCGGTCGTTTGCAAATTCTGCGCTAACGCCCTGCGACCAACAGGCTGCAAATGACGAATCGACTGCATAAGATCGTATCGTTTGCGCAACACTTGTACGAGGTCGGGAACAAGCTTGTTTTGGATATTTAATAAAGTACGCATTCCACATTCATCCTTTTTCAGTTCGACGGGACTTCAAACGTCCCACATCATACAAATTATGTCCCGCAGCTTCCAAAAAAATAAGCAGAATGCTTACTCTTAATGTAGCACACACTCTGCTAACTGACAAGAAGCCAACGGAGATATCGTAATTTATTCACATTTACCCATTTTTTCTTGTAAATATGCACGTAGTTCTTCCTCCGTAACCACTGAATCAATAGATACAAACGTTTCAAGCCCATTTATCTCGACTACAGGAATAGTAAACATGTACTTCTCCTCTAATCTCATATCTCCAGTGATATCCACAACCTTATATGTTATCGGAAACTCCATAGCCAAATTTTTGATATGCCCCTCTACATCATCACATAAATGACAACCGGCTCTTCCATATAAAACAATCTCTATATTGTCTGATTGTAACTGAATGTTTGCTTTGCTAGCCATGTGAGTGGGTTAGCTCCTTTTCATTTCTGCTGGTTATAGTCCTAGCTTTCCGGCGTTTCTCTCTTTGTTCCTGTCGTGTTCCTCCTTACAAAAAACGCTTCCGTTTAGCAGAAGATGTGATTAACATTTCCTCTCTATATTTAGCAACGGTACGACGGGAGATTTCAATCCCTTCTTTCTCCAGCAATTCCGCCAGCTTTTGATCGGAATACGGTTTATTACGATCTTCTCCTTCTATTAAAGCTTTAATCCTTCTCTTCACGCTTTCTGACGAGGTTGCTTCCCCATTGGCAGTAGAGAGAGCTGATGTGAAAAAATACTTTAATTCAAAAACACCACGAGGAGTTTGTACGTATTTATTACTGGTAGCACGACTTATCGTTGATTCATGTAATTGAACTCGCTCCGCAATATCTTTTTGCGTCATCGGTTTCAAATAATGAATCCCTTTCTCAAAAAAATCATTCTGCAAGTCAACGATCGCCTGCGTTACGCGTAACAAAGTCATCCGTCTTTGCTCTAAGCTTTTTGCCAACCAAACCGCCGCATTCAGTTTTTCATGAACAAATTGCCGAGCCTCATCCTGCTCGGTTTTCACTTTTAACATTCGTTCATAAAAGGGATTGATAGACAAGCGCGGCAACGAAGAATCATTCACTAGGACAATATACTCGCCCATTACCTTTTCTACTGTAACATCTGGAACGATATAACGTGTCTCTTGGCTACTGTATGCTACTCCAGGTCTCGGATTCAGCGTGCGAACTAAATCAGCAATCCGTTGCACATCGCCTACGCTTATATGCAGATGCTCCGCAATCTTTCCAAAACGGTTATTAGCCAGATCCATCAGATGATGCTGAATAACCTCTACGATATGCTCTTCATCCTGCCCTTCATGCTCTAGTTGTAGCAACAAGCATTCTTCTAGCGAGCGCGCTGCTACACCAGCTGGATCTAAATGCTGAATAACGCGAAGAACATCCTCTACCTCATCTAACTCAACACCTAATCGCTCTTTGATACTAGTAACAGGTATCTCTAAATATCCACGCTCATCAAGATTTCCTATGATATACCTGGCAATCTGACGTTGTACCGGTGTCAATCTTTTCACATAACCCAGTTGCTCTTCTAAATGAGAAAATAAGGTGGTTCGCGTATCGCTTACATAATCTAGAGGATTGTAGGCGCTTTCATCTCTTTTGACTGAAAAATCGTTGTGTCCTGGATTATTCAATAATTCCTTCCAATCGAATTCCAAGGTCTTTTCCTTTTTATCAAGAGGCAACGGTTCTTGTGCAACCGCAATTTCCTGAAGATCAATGACTGGATTTTCGATCGCTTGTTCCTGCAAATAATTCATCAGATCAATGGCCGAAAACTGCAATATTGTAATAGCTTGACGCAATTCAGGCGTCATCACCAACTTTAACGTCTGCTCTTGATACAAACCTAAGCCCATATTCATATTGCATCCTCCTCCCGTAAGAACCCATCAAGATGTCAGTGAAACCAACATCATCCTTCCACCCCTCCTTACTCTCTTTCTCTATTATAGCGTTCATGCAATTTTCTCGCCAAGGTATATCTTTCATCGGTACACTTTTCATCAGTATACCAAGAATAGCTCGGCAAAGATTCCTTTTTGTTACTCCTTTTTACTCATACAGTAAAAAAGTTGTCCTATGCTCCATTTTCGTATATAATAATCCTTGTTGTCTGAAAGTTATGCGCCCGTAGCTCAGTGGATAGAGCAGCGGTCTCCGGAACCGCGTGCGTAGGTTCGATTCCTATCGGGCGTACCATTTAGATGTACATAACGAAGTCTCCGTTTATAACGGGGGCTTTTTATGTTTACGGAACCAAACCATTGAATCAATTTTACTTTTTTCTCTAAAAACGGATATCCATTTATTACTCAATAAGCTATAATATTATCAGACTATTCTAAAAGTTAGGTGATATTATGCGAAAAGTACTGTTTGGTATAGGCTGGTTAACAATGTCATGGATGTTTCTGTATGTAGCTATGCTTCTACGTTAAGAAGGGTAAAGAAGTATGCGTAGTAACGAACCTCCAATTGGTATCCACTTATGAAAGCGCAATCATACCTAAATTTAATCAAACTAACAAGTGATTTTTACTAAAAATTTATCTACGTACAAATCTACACAGACATGCTGCATGGTTCTTTCTACTCAGTTTCGCCTTTATTTACTCGCTTGTCTGTTTCTCTGTAGGGCTTGAGAATGAGGGGGGCTCTACAATAATCATGTATTTAAATGAAATACCTCGGTTGATATGACGTTTTTCAGGGTGAAATAAGGAAAATCTACAGTTTATTTGCCTACGTTAGATACAATTTCCTATTACCGACGACTTTTGCAGATTTTGTCGCCATTTGTCATACTTTGACTAACAAAAATAAAGATAAGTGGGGCTAAAAACAAGTATGGGTAAGTTGAATCTAAAATCGTTAGCAATTGGCATTGGGATTGGAACTATTTTATCTTCCTCTATCGCTTATGCCGCTTCAGAAATGGCTGTCAAACCAGATATGGAAAAACCAATTACTTTTTACTTCGATGGTATACCTAAATCACCACCCGTTCAAACACAAGGCTTCTTATACAAAAATACAGCTTATGTCCCTGTTCGCTTTGCAGCAGAAAACTTAGGAAAGCCAATCGTATATGACGGGAAATCTCTATCCGTTTTCATCGGAAAACTCCCTACAAGCAAGACCTACTCCAAGTATCAAGCAGTGGAACTTGTACGTCAGAAACACGGTAAAGAAGTACCAGAGAACTTCACCATTGCCTATGATCACGATGATGAACGTGGAAATTATGTGATCCAGATTTATCAGGAAGTCGTAAACAACTTCCAAAACGGAGATAGTTACATTAACACCTATGGCTGGTATATCGTAAATCCCAATTCCGGTGATATTAAATCTATGTTTTAATGATTTCTAGAAATGTTCAAAGTTCATACTATTTTTCTTCCTTTTCCGATTCACTGTATTGCAGCGTGTAAGACATAGCCGAATCAAAAGCTACACAGGTCACATCCTGTCTAATCTTACAAGTCCATTTCTACATACTTACATTTGATTTCTTTGCTTTCAAAATACTTTACGCTACTTTAATGACCAGATATGTAGCAACCTCCCTTAGTATCGTAAATACCAAGGGAGGTTGTTTTCGTTTATTCCACACCCTACTGGTGTGTTTTATTTATCACTCATCTATATCGTCTATTTTGTTTTTATAAGAATATCCTTTATTTATTGCCCAGACAGAACACCCGACAATAATACCGACAATGACAACGACTGCAACAATCATGGAACTCAATTTACATCACCCCCGTTTATTACTATACAGTTATTCCCCTCTACATTGTACAGAACATTCCAAAACAAACCAAGGGAATTCATCTCACCTTATGCAACTATACATGTTATTTAACGTATAATAACCAGTCTGCTTCCGTATGATCCAAAGCTGTTGTTGCATACTAACCAAAAAGCTATTCCACGAACAAATGTTTTTGTGCACAACCTGTTGATAACTTTGTGGATAAGTCTTTTCGGAGGTTTATAGCTATGCAAGAGCAATTATTTCTCATTTATCAAGAATCAAGTGAAGATGAATGTCTGCTAACGATCCAACCATACCAGACATCTGAAGAATTAGCAGAAGCTATCAGTCGCTTAGAACATCAAGATATTACCGAGTACACAATCATTAAAGGTAAAAAAATGAAGGCAAAAATGCGGGTTATGATTGATTTAACAGAAGATGTTGGAAAAGATTTGAAGGAAGATGAACACCATGAGTCGAATGAAGAAAAGGATTTGGATTAGCGAAATTTTTGTGTCGGAAAATACGTACTAGTACTAGAAAGGAGGACCGAATGTGGAAGAGCAATCACGCGAAGATCTTTACGCGCTAAATCGAAAAGCTTTAGAATATATTCTGAAATTTTTAAAAGGGGATGCTGATTCTTTCCCTTTACTTGTCGAGCTTTTTGATCAGCGTGTGCAACGCATCGTCCTCAAAATGGTCTATTCCTATCATGATTCTCAGGATGTATGCAATGATATTTGGCTTAAAGTAGCCCAAAACCTGAATAAGTTTGATCAATCTTACCCCTTCCATTCCTGGTTGTACCGCTTATCCTCAAATACATGCATCGATTTCCTTAGAAAGAAAAAGGAAATTACCATGAAGGACGATCAATTGTATCATCAAGTAAATAAACAACAAAAAGCAGTTGATACACCAGAAGCATTATTTATGAAAAAGGAATTTTACTCTCATATTCAAGAATTATTATGCCATTTGGAAGAAGTAGATCGATTAATTGTTACCCTCCGCTTTGTAGATGAATTAAGTTATGAAGAAATAGGGACCATTGTAGGAATGAGCAAAAATACTGTTGGTACCAGACTGTTCCGTTCCCGCAAGTTTTTGAAAGAGTTGCTGAGCCATAAATCAATAGAAAGGAGCGTACACAATGCAACATCCGGATGAGTTTACTTTCATGATGTATGCAGACGGTGAATTAATCCACGAAGAACAGCAACAAGTGACCAGCCATCTGCACAGTTGCTCTGAGTGTCAGAAATTATATGCTACATTTCTTGAAGATCAGGCAGAGCTTGTAAAAGCCATTCATCTTACAACACCGACGCTTCCGCCTATTCGCTTGGAAAACACCGTTTGTGATCAAATTAACAAAATCGCAAGTTTGAATCAAAACCGTCACCACCTATTTGTCCATCGTTTACGCTTTATTTTTGGAGCAACTCTTGGTTTCTTTATTGTCATAGCATTAGCGGGAATCAACTGGCTTAATAACTGGTATAGTGCTATTAATTCTCTGTTTCAATGGCAATCAGTCTGGAGCTCGATGTTCTGGATCAAAGAGCAAACAACAATGATTTTACTCATGTTTAAGAACTTCTACCTCATTGGTTTTATCTCTTCTATTTTATTTGTGCTAGCCATTCTCTTGTATGCCATTCGTTTGTCTATCAAAATGGATACGGGTAACTGGAGGACCAGGTAATGAGTAAGAAACTATTTTTTCTCTCTTTCTTACTTTGTTTTTGTTTGATCCTGGCTAGTTCTGCAGCCGCTATCAATATACACAATGAAGAGTTATATCATGTGAAATCTAATGAGGTACATCACGGAGATGTGATTACAAATGCTAGCAAAGTTGTTATTGAAGGAACAGTAGATGGAGACTTATATGCCTTTGCAGAAATGATTGACATAAAAGGGACTGTCACAGGAGATGTAATCTCGTTTGCTTACCTAACAAATGTGTCGGGGACAGTAGGAGGAAACGTACGCTCTTATTCTCAAGCATTGACTGTCTCAGGTACCATTCAAAAGAATATATCCGCTGGAGCTGACCAGCTTCATATTAATCAATCAGGGAATGTGAATGGCAGTATTTTAGGTTTTGTCAATGAAATCAATATAGAAGGGCGTGTAGGAAAAGAAACCAATGGGATGTACCATCTTGCTACGTTTTCCGGTCTCTTAGAACAAGGCACATCCCTCTTTCAAGTAGAAACTCTTCACCTCAAGCCTACAGCTGTCATTAATAGTGATCTTCTTTATTCATCATTTGAGCCTGCTCAGATTGATGCTGGTGCCTATATCAAGGGCGAACACAAACATACTTTTATTGAACCTAGACCGTCATTCCGTTCTTTTATGTTAATGATGTCTATCTCTTCCTGCTTAAGTACATTAATTTTTTGGCTACTCATCCGTTATTTTTTTGCTGGATCTCTGTACAATGTGGGCGAGAAGCTACATACACGCCATCCCTTTAAACAGTTTGGCATTGGACTGCTTATTTTTATCATAGCTCCACTGATTAGTATTGGTATGTTCCTTACTGTTGTCGGTATTCCTGTGGGCATTACCATTGCGATCGCTTACGCTCTGCTCCTTATTTTAGGAAAAGTGTATGTAGGCACTTGGTTGGGACAAAAATTAATTAGTCGTTTCCATTGGAAAATTGCACCTTTATTAGCCGAATTTATTGGTGTATTCCTATTAGTCGTTATCATACAAATCCCTTTACTAGGCTTTCTACTCGGAATATTGGTCAGCATTTATTTCTTAGGTGCGATTACTAGCTGTGTTCGTGCCAGTAACAAACGAACTGCTCTATAAACAATAGGCTTTTGCATAAGGTTTAAAATGGGA
It includes:
- the gap gene encoding type I glyceraldehyde-3-phosphate dehydrogenase; its protein translation is MVKVGINGFGRIGRNVFRAALNNPAVEVVAVNDLTDAVTLAHLLKYDTVHGKLNATVEVKENSLIVNGKEVKVLAEREPAKLPWGELGVEIVVESTGRFTKREDAAKHLEGGAKKVIISAPASNEDITIVMGVNEDKYDPAAHTVISNASCTTNCLAPFAKVLNDKFGIVKGLMTTVHSYTNDQQILDLPHKDLRRARAAAENIIPTSTGAAKAVSLVLPELKGKLNGFSMRVPTPNVSVVDLVVETKTSTTVEEVNAALKEASEGALKGIMGYSEEPLVSCDYNGNPDSSSIDALSTMVMEGNMVKVVSWYDNESGYSNRVVDLCKFIAEKGL
- the rpoN gene encoding RNA polymerase sigma-54 factor translates to MNMGLGLYQEQTLKLVMTPELRQAITILQFSAIDLMNYLQEQAIENPVIDLQEIAVAQEPLPLDKKEKTLEFDWKELLNNPGHNDFSVKRDESAYNPLDYVSDTRTTLFSHLEEQLGYVKRLTPVQRQIARYIIGNLDERGYLEIPVTSIKERLGVELDEVEDVLRVIQHLDPAGVAARSLEECLLLQLEHEGQDEEHIVEVIQHHLMDLANNRFGKIAEHLHISVGDVQRIADLVRTLNPRPGVAYSSQETRYIVPDVTVEKVMGEYIVLVNDSSLPRLSINPFYERMLKVKTEQDEARQFVHEKLNAAVWLAKSLEQRRMTLLRVTQAIVDLQNDFFEKGIHYLKPMTQKDIAERVQLHESTISRATSNKYVQTPRGVFELKYFFTSALSTANGEATSSESVKRRIKALIEGEDRNKPYSDQKLAELLEKEGIEISRRTVAKYREEMLITSSAKRKRFL
- a CDS encoding glutaredoxin family protein — its product is MASKANIQLQSDNIEIVLYGRAGCHLCDDVEGHIKNLAMEFPITYKVVDITGDMRLEEKYMFTIPVVEINGLETFVSIDSVVTEEELRAYLQEKMGKCE
- a CDS encoding copper amine oxidase N-terminal domain-containing protein gives rise to the protein MGKLNLKSLAIGIGIGTILSSSIAYAASEMAVKPDMEKPITFYFDGIPKSPPVQTQGFLYKNTAYVPVRFAAENLGKPIVYDGKSLSVFIGKLPTSKTYSKYQAVELVRQKHGKEVPENFTIAYDHDDERGNYVIQIYQEVVNNFQNGDSYINTYGWYIVNPNSGDIKSMF
- the ytzI gene encoding YtzI protein, whose translation is MSSMIVAVVVIVGIIVGCSVWAINKGYSYKNKIDDIDE
- a CDS encoding sigma-70 family RNA polymerase sigma factor, which gives rise to MEEQSREDLYALNRKALEYILKFLKGDADSFPLLVELFDQRVQRIVLKMVYSYHDSQDVCNDIWLKVAQNLNKFDQSYPFHSWLYRLSSNTCIDFLRKKKEITMKDDQLYHQVNKQQKAVDTPEALFMKKEFYSHIQELLCHLEEVDRLIVTLRFVDELSYEEIGTIVGMSKNTVGTRLFRSRKFLKELLSHKSIERSVHNATSG